Below is a genomic region from Deinococcus sp. YIM 134068.
AGTCGTCCCCCTTTGGTCGTCCGCCTTCCGTTGGAGGCTGATGGGGTACGGTTGCCCCGGCCCTTCGCCCCTACACTCGCGCTATGGCCCCTCCCAAACGGCACAGTCCTGACATTCAGAGCTTCGTGCGCCTGCTCGAAGAACGCGGCGAACTCGTGCGCGTCTCCGTCCCCGTGGACCGCGAGTTGGAGATCACCGAGATCGCCGACCGCCTCGTGAAGTCGGGCGGCCCGGCGGTGCTGTTCGAGAACGTGAAGGGCAGTCCCTTCCCCCTCGTCATCGGGATGATGGGCACCCGCGAGCGCACGGCGCTGGCCCTCGGCGTCTCCGACCTCGACGACCTCGCGGCCAGGGTCCGCCACCTCATCGACCTCAAGGGGAGCGGTGGCCTCGGCGGGCTGCTGGGCAATGTCGGCAAGCTGCGCGACGCGATGCACCTCCCGCCCCGCCGCGTCCGCTCCGGCCCCGTGCAGGAGGTGGTGTGGACGGGCGACGAGGTGGACCTCGGCAAGCTGCCCGTCCTGAAGTGCTGGCCGCTCGACGGTGGCCCCTTCGTCACCCTGCCCCTCGTCATCACCCGCGACCCCGAGACGGGCGAGCGCAACATGGGCATGTACCGGATGCAGGTGATGGGCAGGAACGTCACCGGGATGCACTGGCAGCGGCACAAGACGGGCACGAAACATCTGGAGAAGGCGAAGAAGCTGGGCAAGCGGCTGGAGGTCGCGGTGGCCCTCGGCGGCGACCCGGCCCTGATCTACGCGGCGACCGCGCCCCTCCCGCCCATCCCCGGCCTCGACGAATTCGCCCTCGCGGGCTACCTGCGTGGGCAGCGCTACCCACTCACGAAGGGCATCACCGTCGATCTGGACGTACCCGCCAACGCCGAATTCATCCTGGAGGGCTACGTGGACCCGGCGGAGGATTGGGCGGTGGAGGGTCCCTTCGGCGACCACACCGGCTTCTACACTCTCCCCGACCTCTACCCGCGCTTCCACGTCACGGCGATCACGATGCGGAAGAACCCCATCTACCCCGCGACCATCGTGGGCCGCCCGCCGATGGAGGACGCCTACCTCATCGAGGCCTCCGAGCGCCTGTTCCTGCCCGCCGCGCAGCTCATCCTGCCCGAAATCACCGACTATCACATGCCGCCCGCCGGAGTTGCCCATAACCTCGTCGTGGTGGGGATCAGGAAGACGTACCCCGGTCAGGCGTACAAGGTCGCCAACGGCCTGTTCGGCCTCGGCCAGATGATGTTCGCCAAAGTGATCGTCGTGGTGGATGAGGGTGTCCCGGTAAACGACTTCGGGGCGGTGTGGCGTGAAGTCGCCGCGCGGGCCGTGCCGGGTCGGGACACCCTCACCACGCGCGGCCCTACCGACGTGCTCGACCATTCCAGCCGGGGCTGGGGCTACGGC
It encodes:
- a CDS encoding menaquinone biosynthesis decarboxylase; protein product: MAPPKRHSPDIQSFVRLLEERGELVRVSVPVDRELEITEIADRLVKSGGPAVLFENVKGSPFPLVIGMMGTRERTALALGVSDLDDLAARVRHLIDLKGSGGLGGLLGNVGKLRDAMHLPPRRVRSGPVQEVVWTGDEVDLGKLPVLKCWPLDGGPFVTLPLVITRDPETGERNMGMYRMQVMGRNVTGMHWQRHKTGTKHLEKAKKLGKRLEVAVALGGDPALIYAATAPLPPIPGLDEFALAGYLRGQRYPLTKGITVDLDVPANAEFILEGYVDPAEDWAVEGPFGDHTGFYTLPDLYPRFHVTAITMRKNPIYPATIVGRPPMEDAYLIEASERLFLPAAQLILPEITDYHMPPAGVAHNLVVVGIRKTYPGQAYKVANGLFGLGQMMFAKVIVVVDEGVPVNDFGAVWREVAARAVPGRDTLTTRGPTDVLDHSSRGWGYGGKLIIDATAKLPEEVGSAASSREGQGHEREAATFVPHTSADLPTFEGVLAQHQTPDGYWYVSFQKTRSGQVQALATAFAAHPAAQGVRHLLICDELTDVTSTQDVWWTILNNIDPERDVWPQANLLVWDGARKLPEEGFVREWPPKIEMTPEVAHRVDTLWHVYGLPQQEDAPTFTP